TTTACGTAAGTTTATTTAACGACCACAGTTTGAcaaattatcattattttatagatattttgaacattttcattgaaacAGGTGTAAGTACGTGCCCCGGGCGAATTTATGACAGTGGTAATTCTGCGCTACAACCGAGATGAAACGCTGCAATTAGCTCTCCTAAACAAGCCACTGCAGAATCACATATAGTTAAGAGCGACAGCTTGGAAGACCTGTAACATGGGGCGCGGTACGAATCTGAAACAGCACGCTCCCTATACAAGATGCTAGACAATTCAAACTTCAAAGGTATAAACTACGCTGAAATAGTAGATGTTAACAGCTATCGAACCTCTCGCAAGCTGTCTAGATGGCTAGCGATTATATTCCCGCTTCTGGAGGGCTCGCGAAGGACAGTCGGGTGTTCCTATCAGATGGTACTCTGCTCAGTGTTGCCCAGCTAAAGCCTGCAACTACATAATAAGTCAAAAATTATCGACCTTCTGTTATCTGCTGAAGGTGCTCCTTCACAAGTCGAGCTCGTTGTGAGTTTCACTGGTAACCTGGTCAAGGTTTCACAGAAGTTTAAGCACGGAAAGGacgatcttgaagaaggagcTATACCATGCGGCGTTATTGAACTCACCGTATCTGATACCCAGGAGCTCTTTTTGCGAACAAAGCAGAGAGTGAAAAGAACTTGGAAAAAGGGTTGCCCTGTCATCGAAATAACCCAGCTGAGAGATGTGTTTGTTCATGGCTTTGGAAAGCTTGTACGTCCTGTCAGCAgttccaagaaatttacCAAGTCTCAAGATATTACAGAACTCAGAGGACATATCAGCAGAGCAACGTCTTCATCTGTTGATGGTTACTACTACTGGAAGAGCTtagagaagaatttcaacGGCATTGGTATAGAACTCAGAAAATCGACTAAGCTACTTTTCAGCCCCATAAAGTTGGAAGTTCCAGTACTAAAACCATGGATGGACAACTggttcaaagaagatgtgTCAGCTGAGAAAGTAGAAGCTATGGTTTAGTTAATTGGCTTTTGGATCGGAGACGGTTACAAGAGAGGGGCGTTGTTTGCGCTccattttgaagacgacGATGTCAATGAATGCCTTAGACTCTACGCTGGAAGGTTGGGAATGAAACTTTCCATCACGAGAAAGGATCCGTTGGGGCGCAAAGCTGAAGGGGTGTTACATACCGCTAATGGTAGTAGGGATAAGCATAACCCTTTGACCAATTGCCTCAGAGGGCTACGGTTTCTGAAGAACGGTAAGACTGATGATCCGAAAAAcattccaaaatttctaAGACACGAAACGAGATTGGTAAGAGAATTTTTTATGGCGGGTCTGATTGATTCAGACGGCTGTGTGTTGGAGCAGGAGGGGACATACAAGGTCGCCATCAAAAGCGCCTTCCCCCCTGTAAAGGACGGAATTGTGTTTATTGCCCGATCTTTGGGATTGAATTTAAGCGTATTCTTCGAGCCCGAAAAGCAGCGGGAAAACTTCCATCAAAGTGATACTTGGACGGTTCATTGGTTCGAAGGAAATAACAAGGCTGTTTTCTGGCCAATAATAGCCAACTGTTCCTGTGAGAGGAAAAGAAATCCGCAGGGAAAGGGCCATTGTAAATTCATGTCGTGCTCTTCATATCAAGCACCAGAGCCCGTTGGATTGAACCAGATACCAGTAAGCTTCGACACGTGCAAAATCGGAACCGGTCAGCTGTACGCCGTCTACCTCAAGGACCATTCTGGCACTTTCATCACCGAGGAGCAGATGATATGCGGTAGCGCCTCTCTGAACATTGTGCACCATGAGAAATCGGTGCTCCAGAGATCCGAATCttacttcaaagatgaaaagaatttcTGTCTTTTCTGCTGCCGCGCTAGGAACAGCAGTTTCGAGCAAGTGCCATTGGACTCCGCCTTACTTTGGTGCGACAACTGTAATTTTCGCTATCAAGTAACCGGGATCATCTGCACGAACGAGCGATGTAGAACCATCCCATCCGAGGACGAAGCAAAGCGCATTCGAGCGGCAGAAAACGCTGCATGCTTGATGTGCGGCTCCGCTGTAAAGATGATAGCGCTGATTTACAGAAGAGGACAAGACATCCCGGATATTGTGTCAACTGTGGGGCCACAGAAGCTTAAATTAAAGTGGGATAAGAAACGAAAGGAAAGGCTCTGCAAGAATTGCCATTATGCGCATTCGAAGACAGATAAACATT
This DNA window, taken from Torulaspora delbrueckii CBS 1146 chromosome 2, complete genome, encodes the following:
- the TDEL0B06670 gene encoding uncharacterized protein; the encoded protein is MKLSITRKDPLGRKAEGVLHTANGSRDKHNPLTNCLRGLRFLKNGKTDDPKNIPKFLRHETRLVREFFMAGLIDSDGCVLEQEGTYKVAIKSAFPPVKDGIVFIARSLGLNLSVFFEPEKQRENFHQSDTWTVHWFEGNNKAVFWPIIANCSCERKRNPQGKGHCKFMSCSSYQAPEPVGLNQIPVSFDTCKIGTGQLYAVYLKDHSGTFITEEQMICGSASLNIVHHEKSVLQRSESYFKDEKNFCLFCCRARNSSFEQVPLDSALLWCDNCNFRYQVTGIICTNERCRTIPSEDEAKRIRAAENAACLMCGSAVKMIALIYRRGQDIPDIVSTVGPQKLKLKWDKKRKERLCKNCHYAHSKTDKHCVNCCKIFDKVEVEELLSDHSGRNQLENELIPCKRCKMPTNIGAAAEN